From the genome of Ptychodera flava strain L36383 chromosome 20, AS_Pfla_20210202, whole genome shotgun sequence, one region includes:
- the LOC139120666 gene encoding transmembrane protein 45B-like, producing MGTFEGHALPGSFFLVFSIWWTIKYSYRFIQKSSNPASRRRKTENSSNGKWTRRIGRVRGLPAEFYEGLIIAGMCLVGFICEQSWPYKKWEMFSHTDPNHRFVNGAEWQHCTMYVFFGIYGSVLVMARTCVPGLQAYEMLFLALSYFVEGLFFYFHVHGRTPLDISVHYMLVIGVAVSTLCAVVEIWKKDDVLLPFVRVGFTMVQGTWFWQVGFMLYPLNGGHWDEDNHANVMFATMAFCWHIAAAIFVMAGIYGIVSLCLRTRGVYSVPYANVNEEVEVGLMNNDQILDELSDKE from the coding sequence ATGGGCACCTTCGAAGGGCACGCACTGCCAGGCAGCTTCTTTTTAGTGTTCTCTATTTGGTGGACAATCAAATACTCGTATCGTTTCATCCAAAAGAGTAGCAATCCAGCATCTAGACGGCGAAAGACTGAGAATTCAAGCAACGGCAAATGGACTCGTCGTATCGGCAGAGTACGAGGGCTCCCTGCAGAGTTTTACGAAGGTTTAATAATAGCTGGCATGTGTCTCGTTGGATTTATTTGCGAACAGTCGTGGCCGTATAAGAAATGGGAGATGTTTTCCCACACCGATCCCAACCATCGTTTCGTAAACGGTGCTGAGTGGCAACACTGCACCATGTATGTGTTCTTCGGCATCTACGGCTCCGTGCTTGTAATGGCGCGTACGTGCGTTCCCGGACTTCAAGCGTATGAAATGCTATTTTTAGCCCTGAGCTACTTCGTGGAGGGATTGTTCTTCTATTTCCACGTCCACGGACGCACTCCATTAGACATTTCGGTTCACTACATGCTGGTCATCGGCGTTGCAGTGTCGACCTTATGTGCCGTCGTTGAGATCTGGAAGAAGGATGATGTTCTGTTGCCATTCGTACGAGTGGGCTTTACAATGGTGCAGGGAACGTGGTTTTGGCAGGTTGGGTTTATGTTGTACCCGTTGAATGGCGGACATTGGGATGAGGATAACCATGCCAACGTGATGTTCGCCACTATGGCGTTTTGTTGGCACATCGCTGCTGCTATATTCGTTATGGCCGGTATTTACGGTATCGTGTCACTATGTCTGCGAACACGGGGCGTCTATTCTGTACCCTATGCCAACGTCAACGAGGAAGTTGAGGTAGGCTTGATGAACAATGACCAGATACTGGATGAGTTGAGCGACAAGGAGTGA